One genomic window of Microbacterium sp. BH-3-3-3 includes the following:
- a CDS encoding gamma carbonic anhydrase family protein gives MTIARDAVVLALPDAAPEIDDTAFVASGARVVGDVRLSTDASVWYNAVLRGDSASITVGARSNVQDNVSVHVDAGRPVVIGADVSVGHNAVVHGCTIGDGSLIGMGSVILSGADIGPGCLIAGGAVVLEGTVVPAGSLVAGVPARVRRVLTDEERAKILRNAQTYVAHTARHRAASPVTDLDRDPDMWTD, from the coding sequence ATGACCATCGCTCGCGACGCCGTCGTGCTCGCCCTTCCCGATGCCGCTCCCGAGATCGATGACACCGCGTTCGTGGCATCCGGAGCCCGAGTCGTGGGGGACGTGCGACTGTCGACGGACGCGAGCGTCTGGTACAACGCGGTCCTGCGGGGCGACAGCGCGTCGATCACCGTCGGCGCCCGGAGCAACGTGCAGGACAACGTCTCGGTCCACGTCGACGCCGGACGCCCCGTCGTCATCGGCGCCGACGTCTCGGTCGGACACAACGCCGTCGTGCACGGGTGCACCATCGGCGACGGTTCGCTGATCGGGATGGGGAGCGTGATCCTCTCGGGTGCCGATATCGGTCCCGGCTGCCTCATCGCCGGGGGAGCGGTCGTGCTCGAGGGCACCGTCGTGCCGGCGGGATCGCTCGTCGCAGGCGTTCCGGCCCGGGTGCGTCGCGTGCTGACCGACGAGGAGCGCGCGAAGATTCTGCGGAACGCCCAGACGTACGTGGCGCACACGGCTCGGCATCGCGCCGCGTCGCCGGTCACGGACCTCGATCGAGACCCGGACATGTGGACGGACTGA